aaaaaaaacctaaaaagaaaaaaagaaaagcagCAACAGTAACAATAACAGAAACAGAACCAGGAAACTTGTACATCAACATCAACGAAGACGACGACAGCGACGgcgacgacaacgacaacgacaaagACACGACAACGACAACACTAACGACAACGACAGCCTATATAGAAAACAAAGATTAACTTCCGATTAGGAATTTATCAGATTTGAAGCTGCTCGTGAATTCTATCTCACACCAAACGGATAAAACAGACCTCTCTTGAAAACGGATTGATTACAAGGAAAATGCGGAGCATTAACAAAATATCATTTTTATAGAAACAAGAagaagagaaagaagtaaatttaatcGTTATTAATAAATCAATGAACACCCAATATGCTCGCTAGTAGTATGTTGAAACGTCTTTTTCGGCAAATTTTCCCAAAACAATCCTGAGCATTTTTTTCTGCACGAATTCATAACTCTGTCCTTGCATTTGTTCAAAGTAAAAGGTAGGCTCAAGTGATTGTTTGCGGAGCACTTTGATAAGCTAGTTTTACATCAGGTGCATATGGCCCACAGAGGGCGCTCTGTGTAGTTGTTCAGTTGTTTATGGAAGGACTAAGTTAAATAATCAACCACAATTAAAGTTACTAaagtttgtaattatttttgttgttttaaaggaaccCAGTTGGTTTGTCAAGCGTCGAGTCGGAAACAAGTAAGTAGTGTAGATCTAGTTTACCAAATAGTTCACGATGAATGTTGTCGCTAATGTCTTTTTACACGGAATCTGAGAAGTTTAATAGACTTTTGCGAAGAACATTGTGTAAAAGAATAGACCTACTTAAGAAAAATGTGTAATGATGTCAATATCCGTACCTGTATAATATGCAGTTTTTTCTAACCTTTTGTTTATAAACTTTTGgttcatgtttgttgtcttgttattaaaggaacacattgccttggatcggtcgagttggtctttgaaaagcgtttgtaaccgttttttataaaatgcatatgggtagaaagatgttgtaaaagtagaatacaatgatccacacaaacatgcctcaaaattgcgtggttttccttttacctcgtcgactaacacggtcggccatttatgggggtcaaaattttgactcccataaatggccgaccgtgctagttcgcacagtagaaggaaaaccacgcaatttcgaggcaaacttgtgtggatcattgtattctacttttacaacatctttctacccatatgcattttataacaaacagttacaaacgcttttcaaagaccaacccgaccgatccaaggcaatgtgttccttcaagccttcgagaaagactctgctttgGTCGAAACGTTAGGACattaacaatgtttttgcatTGATATCATCAGTCCTTTTGGTTCcatgtttgcaacagctaattctatttttttatttttaaaattatcatAATAGGCAGTACGAGAGTACTACCGCCTGAACTACCGGTACGCAACAGTAGCATGGATTATTCGTACGCACAAGACCACATACCAGCGATGCTTGGTGCAAAGGCAGAGCCTGATCAAGATGGTCCCACTTACTGTTCCGTAGGTGAGGATACTCACAGAAAGGGGAACCCCCGTTTTGTCTTAGACGGGCAAAGGAAGATGCCAGCTACCAAGGAACCCGAGGCATCTATGGGCAATGCCAAAGGCCCGTCATACTTTGTGCTCAATAGGGATGATGGGGGCGATGAAGTGGGACGCTCGGATGGGAACGAGATGACTGACTCGTCAACAGGAGCGCAGGCTACAGCGGACATCCTCAAGGAATACACTCCATTGGTGCTTACTGGAGACCCACGGTCACGATCTGAACCATTTGGAAACGAGGTTGCTGTGTCTTTCAAAGAAACTACACCGATCGACTCGCCGACCAAGAGGGACCCCGGTACCTACTTACCACTGATCCTTTTTGCAGAACCAAATTCCCCCGTGAAGCAATCTGGATGCGAAGATGCAAAGATACCCATTTCAGAAAGTCACAATACAACCTCGCTGACAGGGGTGCAACCCGATAACACCTACAACCCATTGGTCCAACCCGTGGAGCCCAAATCTCAAAAGGTATGCTCCGAGTACGAGGTTCCTGTAATAAACCAGAGTCCTGGTTTGGCAGCCGGCGGTGACGTCACGTCCCCCTCGCAGCCATACGACCACTTAGACAGAAAGGGAGAGAAAAGGTCAAAGGAGGGCGCCATGTCATCAACCGTGGCCCATGACGACTATCAGCAGTTGGTGAATAAAAAGTAGGGTCTCATGTAAACTctaacaaacaataacaaatctagcaaaactctttttttttaatgtttttacttttacaaatgaTAGTTTCTGAAAGAACTACTGGTACACGAACAAAACCCAttgaggcactggacatgtttggtagatGTCAAAATCAACactatgcatcaaataacaaatctgtaaagttAGGCTtcattggttatcgaagttgcaaaaaaataaataaaaaaaaccgcCCGTATTGCgtaagttgtgtgcttatcGACGCATGTGAAATacctcaggcctgaagtcgTTCTCGTAATAAGTAACTTAGTGAGAAAGTacccctttttcaaaaaactagtttacttcagagggggtcgTTTAGCTCCTATGTTATACTATAGTAAAAGCCCCCCGTTGATTAAttgcaaatagtgtccagtgcctttaccaCTTAAAACCTTTAATATTATACTAACTGAAATCAACTGGCATTATCTTGCTTGATAAATGTCTTGGACCCGCATTTTTGGAAGTTATATTCCTTGtttgtaaatactgtgcagcgTACATTTTTGCCTGGTTTGAA
Above is a genomic segment from Asterias amurensis chromosome 6, ASM3211899v1 containing:
- the LOC139938658 gene encoding uncharacterized protein, whose protein sequence is MTMAWTAQTGLGPRTVVLSLKVFIVLMFYTHERRGICTAQPGSVLPEALQENRHQMIEYFCGSGCVWESDNLELDGLNCQHAQQLPVSLCSQICHANACNAQCWNTATSLCSGNQTQICGYSNADVCEETISGDIKRICVYTRDALPVFCICQSGSGSPYTRCDPQTTTLQATTPQATTERATTSQATTAQAATIQASAAAEPIKTADHQPKNVVGIVFGTMFAVLLLFVIVAAVVLYLHSQGRLPSFVKQASNPVGLSSVESETSSTRVLPPELPVRNSSMDYSYAQDHIPAMLGAKAEPDQDGPTYCSVGEDTHRKGNPRFVLDGQRKMPATKEPEASMGNAKGPSYFVLNRDDGGDEVGRSDGNEMTDSSTGAQATADILKEYTPLVLTGDPRSRSEPFGNEVAVSFKETTPIDSPTKRDPGTYLPLILFAEPNSPVKQSGCEDAKIPISESHNTTSLTGVQPDNTYNPLVQPVEPKSQKVCSEYEVPVINQSPGLAAGGDVTSPSQPYDHLDRKGEKRSKEGAMSSTVAHDDYQQLVNKK